In Nycticebus coucang isolate mNycCou1 chromosome 9, mNycCou1.pri, whole genome shotgun sequence, the following are encoded in one genomic region:
- the RTL1 gene encoding retrotransposon-like protein 1, with amino-acid sequence MIEPSEDSFETMMEHKNPSSKQMESSEGSSNTTVETSGSGVQEAAGPARHPAQEREEPPSGSVQEEEELPTDLLQDMEEPSSGPHREIEDPPNDLLQDMEESCNGSHQAVEDPLSEAYDKMKEASVNPSGAQQVQEANTDLNKSRREENPEEEHSQTESPTTEVMATMRSIISLYFRMQDLKEQQRVAEEILVRGINAGRLPAPKNFSGDRREFHEFIVLCQLTLQSYPRMFYSDHLRVGYVISHLSGLALEWAKALLQKNSPLMGDFPAFLEAMSEVFEYRQTLRVAEEAMLNIRQGNRSATEYINEFQSLVPTLRWPDEVLQAHLCQGLNEEIRHYLFRVPQPDSLESLTVLVLQIEEKVAERRAMLRLPPEARPRNLTWIDSPAPERWMVSSWLPSEVHPGINRAHLFLLLMVRVNPYHSVAVQALVDSGADGNFMDEKFAQEHYVELYEKPYPQSIQTVDGSLIGDEPVWLYTEPLVCIHQNHQESIEFDIVPSPNFSVVLGIRWLRVHAPEVDWIKGRCTFHSPYCLKNCFRPPPPCIALERHGMSLLPGLPHPYSDLADVFNPKEADDETSDQPSSDGSDDLSESEPSELQQAGDSDHSETFYECSSTAPWEPVRARVQERAKPQEECWDLQDMLTDKQDYIQMIPELFDQLHGATWFTKLVLRGTIVEESMNIHGTEDVWKAAFGLELQDMKSYQPFALSPDPIIPQNVIHFVLKDILGFCVISYAQEVLIYSMSQEEHLQHVRQVLVRFRHHRIYCSLDKSQFHRQTAEFLGFVITPKGVKMNKSIMDVITAYPIPGSKKTLQNLMELVLPYRHFVERFAIIAEPLVRQVLSTQQFHWGDEEQEAFECLKRAFRKAPLLCHPKPQNPFYLEIGITGTALYTSLIQIDDQTGKRVSCAFYSRSFSPIEVEYSQVEMKILPIRAAFMVWCRYLENTEEPIMILLNTEDLASLNNDRLTVLLPGHWVFFFSHFNFDVMELPEQDGGRPLPPGRNRGQRAFRRNTRPHLLLAMRGSPGDQSTEYGEEENEDQDEPDEQSLVQELLAMIPIDQILNSILAHFSMAQIRAVILHFFRGLLYWKNVLALAALLVLLRARQCLSLPRAPTMQVAQPQPRRSLRLILDSSLLSGSSITTAIAQLLTQMPPLVGVNSIPARELAELFLGPDRWQRNALSSPTARGLQFTTGFWLTLCEFFGVRVTPRAGSHAAPRENRYLELHVVGDEDVVLREALQDDLQRYRQCGLHDGLQDTSQDEQDNDVQEALSSDNAVALPFRPRHLMDPEVLDFLNNRLLYIRSADGQLHLLSREQAARALRRFLTVICSQALPLAQPREEAQLEELPHQDEDAEDTDLD; translated from the coding sequence ATGATAGAACCCTCTGAAGACTCATTTGAGACGATGATGGAGCATAAGAATCCATCATCAAAACAAATGGAGTCCTCCGAGGGCTCATCCAACACCACCGTGGAGACATCTGGCAGTGGAGTGCAGGAAGCAGCGGGGCCAGCCAGGCACCCGGCCCAGGAAAGAGAGGAGCCGCCCAGTGGCTCAGTGCAGGAAGAGGAAGAGCTGCCCACTGATCTACTCCAAGACATGGAGGAGCCATCCAGTGGCCCACATAGGGAAATAGAGGATCCACCCAATGACCTACTCCAAGACATGGAGGAGTCATGCAATGGTTCACACCAGGCAGTGGAGGATCCACTAAGTGAAGCATATGATAAGATGAAAGAAGCGTCAGTAAACCCATCTGGAGCCCAGCAGGTACAAGAAGCTAACACTGACCTGAACAAATCGAGAAGAGAGGAGAATCCTGAAGAAGAGCACAGCCAAACCGAGTCCCCTACCACGGAAGTCATGGCCACGATGAGGTCCATCATCTCCCTGTACTTCCGCATGCAAGACCTCAAAGAGCAACAAAGGGTGGCAGAAGAGATCTTGGTGAGAGGGATCAATGCAGGCCGACTTCCTGCACCCAAAAATTTCTCTGGCGATCGCAGAGAATTCCATGAGTTTATCGTGCTCTGCCAGCTGACCTTACAAAGCTACCCGAGAATGTTCTATAGTGACCACCTGAGAGTTGGGTATGTCATCAGCCACCTGTCTGGCTTGGCCTTAGAATGGGCTAAAGCACTGCTACAGAAAAACAGCCCCCTGATGGGAGACTTCCCAGCCTTTCTGGAGGCCATGTCAGAGGTGTTCGAATACCGGCAGACTCTGCGTGTGGCAGAAGAGGCCATGTTAAATATCAGGCAGGGGAATCGCTCTGCCACTGAGTACATCAATGAGTTTCAGAGCCTGGTACCCACCCTGCGCTGGCCAGACGAAGTCCTGCAAGCACATCTCTGTCAAGGGCTCAATGAGGAGATCAGGCATTATCTATTTCGGGTCCCTCAGCCAGATTCCCTGGAGAGTCTGACTGTGCTCGTCCtgcaaatagaagaaaaagtggcAGAGAGAAGAGCAATGCTTAGGCTGCCCCCTGAGGCCCGCCCACGGAACCTGACCTGGATTGACTCACCTGCTCCAGAGAGGTGGATGGTCAGCAGCTGGCTGCCCAGCGAAGTCCACCCAGGCATCAATCGAGCCCATCTCTTCCTGCTGCTCATGGTGAGGGTGAACCCCTACCACAGTGTAGCAGTCCAGGCCCTGGTTGATTCAGGAGCAGATGGCAACTTCATGGATGAGAAGTTTGCCCAAGAGCACTATGTCGAACTTTATGAGAAGCCTTACCCACAGTCAATCCAGACTGTGGATGGCTCCCTGATAGGTGATGAGCCTGTCTGGCTCTACACCGAGCCCCTGGTGTGCATTCACCAGAACCACCAAGAGTCCATCGAATTTGACATCGTACCTTCACCTAACTTCTCCGTGGTCCTAGGCATCCGCTGGCTCCGAGTCCACGCCCCTGAAGTTGACTGGATCAAAGGCCGCTGCACCTTCCACTCTCCCTACTGCCTGAAGAACTGCTTCCGCCCGCCGCCCCCATGCATTGCCCTAGAGAGACACGGCATGAGCCTGCTGCCCGGACTGCCACACCCATATTCAGACCTGGCCGACGTGTTTAACCCGAAGGAAGCAGATGATGAGACTTCCGACCAGCCAAGCTCAGACGGATCCGATGATCTTTCTGAATCAGAGCCCTCTGAGCTTCAGCAGGCTGGAGACAGTGATCACAGCGAGACCTTTTACGAATGTTCCTCTACTGCACCTTGGGAACCTGTGCGTGCCAGGGTGCAAGAAAGAGCCAAACCACAGGAAGAATGCTGGGATCTGCAAGACATGCTGACTGACAAACAGGACTACATACAAATGATTCCAGAACTATTTGACCAGTTACACGGAGCTACATGGTTCACAAAACTGGTACTGCGAGGGACCATTGTGGAGGAAAGCATGAACATACATGGAACAGAAGATGTATGGAAAGCAGCATTTGGTTTGGAGCTTCAAGATATGAAGAGTTACCAGCCCTTTGCCCTATCTCCAGACCCTATAATCCCCCAGAACGTGATTCACTTTGTCCTCAAGGACATTCTAGGTTTCTGTGTGATCTCCTATGCTCAGGAAGTCCTGATCTACTCAATGTCTCAGGAGGAACACCTGCAACATGTCCGCCAGGTCCTGGTCCGCTTTCGGCATCACCGCATCTACTGCTCCCTGGACAAGAGCCAGTTCCACCGGCAGACCGCGGAATTCCTGGGGTTCGTCATAACCCCCAAAGGGGTGAAAATGAACAAGAGCATCATGGATGTCATAACGGCATACCCCATCCCTGGCTCCAAGAAGACCCTGCAAAACCTCATGGAGCTCGTCCTCCCCTACCGGCACTTCGTTGAACGTTTCGCTATCATCGCAGAGCCCCTGGTGAGGCAGGTGCTGAGCACCCAGCAGTTCCACTGGGGAGACGAGGAGCAGGAGGCCTTCGAGTGCCTGAAGCGGGCTTTCCGCAAGGCACCCCTTCTCTGTCACCCCAAGCCCCAGAACCCATTCTACTTGGAAATAGGTATCACTGGAACGGCTCTGTACACCTCCCTAATTCAAATAGATGACCAGACTGGCAAGAGAGTCTCCTGTGCTTTCTACTCCCGAAGCTTCTCCCCAATTGAGGTCGAATACTCTCAAGTGGAGATGAAGATTCTTCCAATACGGGCTGCCTTCATGGTGTGGTGCCGCTACCTGGAGAACACCGAGGAGCCCATCATGATCCTTCTCAACACGGAGGATCTAGCCTCTCTGAATAATGACAGGCTCACCGTACTTCTCCCGGGGCATTGGGTCTTCTTCTTCTCGCACTTCAACTTTGACGTCATGGAGCTGCCAGAACAGGATGGCGGCCGACCTCTGCCACCAGGAAGAAACCGCGGGCAGAGAGCTTTTCGGAGGAACACTAGACCACACCTACTCTTGGCCATGAGGGGATCCCCTGGGGACCAGTCAACAGAATACGGGGAAGAAGAGAATGAGGACCAGGATGAGCCAGATGAGCAGAGCCTTGTGCAGGAACTACTGGCTATGATACCCATCGACCAAATACTCAACAGCATTCTTGCCCACTTCAGCATGGCCCAGATCAGAGCAGTCATCCTGCACTTCTTCCGGGGCCTCCTATACTGGAAGAATGTGCTAGCGCTGGCAGCCCTTCTCGTGTTGCTGAGAGCACGGCAGTGCCTCTCCCTGCCACGAGCCCCCACCATGCAGGTGGCTCAGCCCCAACCACGGCGCTCCCTGCGACTCATCCTGGATTCATCCCTCCTCTCGGGTAGCAGCATCACAACAGCCATAGCTCAGTTGCTCACCCAGATGCCCCCTCTTGTGGGCGTGAACAGCATCCCTGCCCGGGAGCTGGCAGAGCTATTCCTAGGCCCTGACCGCTGGCAGCGAAACGCACTTAGTTCCCCAACAGCTCGAGGCCTGCAATTCACCACAGGGTTCTGGCTGACGCTGTGTGAGTTCTTCGGTGTTAGAGTCACCCCCCGAGCAGGCAGCCATGCTGCCCCACGTGAGAACAGGTACTTGGAGCTGCACGTCGTTGGTGATGAGGATGTCGTCTTGCGAGAAGCCCTGCAAGACGACCTGCAACGTTACCGTCAGTGTGGCCTGCATGACGGCCTGCAAGACACCTCGCAGGACGAGCAGGACAACGACGTGCAGGAGGCCCTGTCAAGCGACAATGCTGTCGCCCTTCCATTCCGCCCACGCCACCTAATGGACCCTGAAGTTCTCGACTTCCTCAACAATCGCCTACTTTACATTCGCAGTGCTGATGGCCAGCTGCACCTGCTCAGCCGGGAGCAGGCCGCCAGGGCCCTGAGGCGCTTCCTGACCGTGATCTGCTCACAGGCCCTGCCACTGGCCCAGCCCAGGGAAGAGGCACAGCTGGAAGAGCTGCCCCACCAGGACGAAGATGCTGAAGACACTGACCTTGACTGA